One region of Cryptosporidium parvum Iowa II chromosome 4, whole genome shotgun sequence genomic DNA includes:
- a CDS encoding N-methyl-D-aspartate receptor-associated protein, 7 transmembrane domain protein: INFKFVIMAFEHREAVIKDLEIESNPTDSIFICNLETKLRHDFVKRVYSLLSISIAITFGIVSFFSFYETASKWLIEHYWVSVVFSICSLIFIILFSCIPSIAKSHYVGVTLLLLLSLFFGMSISGIAVCVNKFSVLLACGITILIFLALTIFSIQVKFDFTGWGPYLLIGVLIVLIYSIILIFIPRNNIAYIILGALGVMIFSFYIIYDTQLIIGGKHRQHQFCIDEYVFATISLYLDIVNVFTYILMIINSIDR; this comes from the coding sequence ataAACTTCAAGTTCGTCATAATGGCATTCGAACATAGAGAAGCAGTAATCAAAGACTTAGAAATTGAAAGTAACCCGACAGATagtatatttatttgtaatcTTGAAACAAAGCTCAGGCATGATTTTGTGAAACGCGTCTATTCATTACTTTCCATTAGTATTGCAATTACATTTGGCATTGtttcattcttttcattCTATGAAACAGCATCAAAATGGTTAATCGAACACTATTGGGTTAGCGTGGTATTTTCCATTTGCTCgttaatttttataatattgttttCGTGCATTCCCTCAATTGCTAAGAGCCATTATGTTGGAGTAACATTGCTTCTACTactttcattattttttgggATGAGCATTTCTGGGATTGCTGTTTGCgttaataaattttcagTTTTGCTCGCATGCGGAATTACAATCTTAATTTTCTTGGCTTTAactattttttcaatacaAGTTAAATTCGATTTCACTGGATGGGGGccttatttattaattggtGTTTTAATTGTTCTCATTTACAgtataatattgatatttattCCACGAAATAACATTGCTTATATAATCTTGGGTGCTCTGGGAGTTATGATATTCTcattttatataatatatgATACGCAACTAATTATTGGAGGAAAACACAGACAACATCAATTTTGCATAGATGAATATGTTTTTGCAACGATTTCTCTATATTTGGACATTGTAAATGTGTTTACATATATACTGATGATCATAAATTCTATTGATAGATAA
- a CDS encoding sec7 domain containing protein, possibly of plant origin: protein MRNIEILENNWISHDAEDNNNSNNDSFLLRCIKSEIETIINALVHNNHHFSQIKYSKEIIYSFEFPVIYQFQLILEDIAVSKKFTIEECSLEPFFEVIQSPDYGSHATASVLNAIDSFIVNNAILIENEKKLLVINKLIESILNCKFAASHLDTDEIALQKLCNLLVNLIGSHFGEYIFSENLIKSLLKCFQISRQPRSSLLLRSLGEQAIKKIVTIVFSKSKESQKNENFSYDISLIRIIHFLSVLTFFGLPNTNKGDFNTLNSSIDDLDKYISKMIKKTIQIGGADSSTNQEVRKMGLELMNIAIESGGKFLNDYPKLIDKISNNLCVDMLISAIKEPSMLQLTLKCMLSIFTNFRSSTKTQLEFCLTAIQLRLANNGDDHIDLLPTNIPAIHISLEQRESALNSLIEICKYPQFIVEIFQNYDCNIYCGNVFKTIINTFVNQFKIEGKNTNKKHFNLKTFTLFQRLGMNGILYIIGAIKKSIQLNVDIEKNKSSNEAVNLEEDLLKQRRFKNEISRCCEKFNSDPSNFLDILKNSFLFSSSPSPMDLAKFFRYSQKVNVTTLGEYLSKNKEWNSQVRVAYLSTFSFNKKSIISSLREVLATFKLPGESQQIERIMESFSYEYFIQQDLCNKIGEQDSFEVNQENYPRIIFYLEHETNQQKTILLDNSDTIFILSYSIIMLNTDLHNHQVKNKMTIDEFIKNNKGINNGKDLPREFLANIFETIKNNEIKLFGLSNTTKHNRNYSQVDLSIWNNWISKFFIDRYPISLVYSLSDEFESNHTVHEEMFETILESGSIDCIFTAFENSNDIQTLFRCIHGILQIVNLCNLFSKFRHINKILERLSKYINLDLSAKCQLALPIFIHISKLTLSKWTEDSPWETIIEVIFLLNSIKITPHKTFESEELTDNQGRPISNYSNVQHPKLCFFPRTKTFGISHGFEPLIEVINKASNSSENMKELELSQTLILDKKLHILPLRLTKSTSSNNNHWLSDITNILFRSIEEDDEENSRFLHEPPNIVDSIMQIITEEDIKNTRDNSNTPSEIILSWILNGCSPYLSLSIYAIIQNSKYWEKYLSGIDNSMHINEVSSSWINYKLPTISGNSWEIAFHLFSKLMNLCDILIENLENMSYSDYYPLIKILKRFINSFPLSDKHYSINTEVADDSSAIVNSQTQINITNSKITEGEIYSDWSPLLVIDRNKIVNFRKISDPLCSLSILMSLLSLQITKKMEIKMGSKINEVNNQFTKENVVTLEVFSFFLENLKRYSIFCSANRELTDEFQVDKKSIETSNYNDNPRSLSRSEFMFAERIITNSLLILVKLCESHDSELMVQIILILEALLQLHPIIFSLHSERIIAVFQIIMRPESRNDIDSVEVTIQNTSIFLNFPTERCVLLMLGILQRMVYIPSVSALENCSKVSPEFYPGKLSDPQILILSSLECLGMWLYNPKYSSLLYNNTSLIIQTLVTFAIFTPTTFNGNVIFTPLESEATIEYNYDANLQAISLIFSLYSLFANFEGKTLISQVVHTLCIAASFGPNIVRNHTINRIQQTLGSQHLSSSWFVSDPWIWLDLIETSFLPLITFDFEFPYNLETRRANENTLIVLDQQFKNKTAKYILGEDTVYKRKVQSITIVSKIILARIDLLLVPVYIPCDHQINDRFSSFCNCENSGTKFLLLIPVLMNLINVLIKHSTGSSSVFFSETIKNLLLVVLSTHITATYDELISNPILYYKKLNQSEMESNLCKILQGSSEADISGIVSSIINNYIESPMPDVASELNCILESLKNKSYNCNKTQNSIENK from the coding sequence ATGAGgaatattgaaatacttgaaaataaCTGGATTAGTCATGATGCAGaggataataataactctAATAATGATTCTTTTTTGTTGAGGTGCATTAAAAGTGAAATAGAAACAATTATCAATGCGTTGGTTCataataatcatcatttttCTCAGATAAAATATTcgaaagaaataatatactCATTTGAATTCCCTGTAATATATCAGTTTCAATTGATACTAGAAGACATTGCtgtttcaaaaaaatttactATTGAAGAATGCAGTCTAGAACCATTTTTTGAAGTTATTCAATCTCCAGACTACGGAAGCCATGCAACAGCATCAGTCTTAAATGCCATTGATTCTTTTATTGTAAACAATGCAATTTTAATcgaaaatgaaaaaaagcTTCTTGtcataaataaattaatagaaagtATTCTTAATTGTAAGTTTGCTGCCTCACATTTAGATACGGACGAAATTGCTCTTCAAAAGCTTTGTAATCTGTTGGTTAATCTGATTGGCTCACACTTTGGCGAATACattttttcagaaaatttaataaagagcCTCTTAAAGTGTTTTCAAATTTCAAGACAGCCGAGGTCATCGCTTTTACTTCGGTCTTTGGGCGAGCAGGCAATCAAGAAGATTGTTACTAttgtattttcaaaatcaaaagaatctcaaaaaaatgaaaatttcaGTTATGATATTTCACTTATTagaataattcattttttatcAGTTTTGACTTTTTTTGGACTTCCTAATACGAATAAAGGTGATTTTAATACTTTGAATTCTTCAATTGATGATTTAGATAAATAcatttcaaaaatgatTAAGAAGACAATTCAAATAGGTGGAGCAGATAGCTCTACAAATCAAGAAGTCAGGAAAATGGGTCTTGAACTAATGAATATTGCAATTGAAAGTGGAGGAAAATTTCTTAATGACTACCCTAAACTAATAGACAAaataagtaataatttatgTGTGGATATGCTGATAAGCGCAATAAAAGAACCTTCAATGCTTCAGCTTACACTGAAATGCATGTTGAGCATTTTTACTAATTTTAGAAGCAGTACAAAAACACAGTTGGAATTTTGTTTAACTGCAATTCAATTAAGATTAGCTAATAACGGAGATGATCATATCGATTTGTTGCCTACGAATATCCCTGCAATACACATTTCATTAGAGCAAAGGGAATCTgctttaaattcattaatagaaatatgCAAGTATCCTCAATTCATAGTCgaaatttttcaaaattacgACTGTAATATTTACTGTGGAAATGTATTcaaaacaataattaatacttttgttaatcaatttaaaattgaagGTAAAAATACCAATAAGAAACATTTTAACTTGAAAACATTTACATTGTTTCAACGCCTTGGGATGAAtggaatattatatataatcGGAGCCATTAAAAAATCTATTCAATTGAATgttgatattgaaaaaaacaAGAGTTCAAATGAAGCTGTAAATTTGGAGGAAGATCTACTGAAACAAAGGagatttaaaaatgaaatatccAGATGCTGCGAAAAATTTAACTCTGACCCTTCAAATTTTCTTGATATACTGAAAAATTCATTCTTATTTAGCTCAAGTCCCAGTCCAATGGATCTTGCAAAATTCTTCAGATATTCTCAGAAAGTTAATGTGACTACTCTTGGTGAATatctttcaaaaaataaagaatggAATAGCCAGGTCAGAGTCGCATATTTATCTACATttagttttaataaaaaatcaattatttcgTCTTTGCGTGAGGTACTAGCAACGTTTAAATTACCTGGTGAGTCCCAGCAAATTGAAAGAATAATGGAGAGCTTTTcatatgaatattttatacAGCAAGACCTTTGCAACAAAATAGGTGAGCAAGATTCTTTTGAAGTTAATCAGGAAAATTATCCgagaattatattttatcttGAACATGAGACAAATCAACAGAAGACAATATTGCTTGATAATAGCGATacaatattcattttaagTTATTCGATTATAATGTTAAATACTGATCTACATAATCATCAGgtaaaaaacaaaatgaCAATTGATGAgttcattaaaaataataaaggaattaataatggtaaGGACTTACCTAGAGAATTCTTGGccaatatttttgaaacaataaaaaataatgaaattaagtTATTTGGTCTTTCCAATACCACTAAACACAATAGAAATTATAGTCAAGTTGATTTGAgtatttggaataattggatttcaaaattctttataGATAGATATCCAATTTCTTTAGTATATTCCCTATCTGATGAGTTTGAATCGAATCATACTGTTCATGAGGAAATGTTTGAAACTATACTAGAATCTGGGTCAATTGATTGTATTTTCACCGCATTTGAAAACTCCAATGATATTCAAACCTTATTCAGATGCATTCATGGAATTTTACAAATTGTAAATCTTTGCAatcttttttcaaaatttaggcatattaataaaattctcGAACGCCTTTCAAAGTATATAAACCTAGACTTATCTGCAAAATGTCAATTGGCACTGCCTATATTTATCCATATATCTAAACTCACTTTAAGCAAATGGACAGAAGACTCTCCTTGGGAAACAATTATTGaagttatatttttattaaactCTATAAAAATTACTCCACATAAGACATTCGAATCTGAAGAATTAACTGATAATCAAGGGAGACCAATTTCAAACTATTCTAATGTACAACATCCTAAGCTTTGTTTTTTCCCGAGAACTAAGACTTTCGGAATTTCACATGGCTTTGAACCCTTAATAGAGgtaattaataaagctAGCAATTCTTCTGAGAATATGAAGGAATTAGAATTAAGCCAAACATTAATTTTAGATAAAAAATTGCATATATTACCACTTAGACTCACCAAATCGACatcatcaaataataatcattgGCTAAGCgatattacaaatattttatttagatcaattgaagaagatgaCGAAGAAAACTCTAGATTTTTACATGAACCACCGAATATTGTTGATTCAATCATGCAGATAATTACTGAAGAAGATATAAAGAATACAAGGGACAATTCTAATACTCCATCTGAAATAATTCTCTCCTGGATCTTAAATGGCTGCTCCCCCTATTTATCACTTTCAATATATGCAATTATAcagaattcaaaatattgggaaaaatatttatctgGTATAGACAATTCTATGCATATAAACGAAGTTTCATCTTCCTGGATAAATTACAAACTACCTACAATCTCTGGAAATTCATGGGAAATAGCctttcatttattttcaaaactaATGAATTTATGCGACATATTGATTgaaaatttagaaaatatgaGTTATTCAGACTATTATCCtctaattaaaattttaaaacGTTTCATAAACAGCTTTCCATTATCAGATAAGCATTACTCAATTAATACTGAAGTAGCAGATGATTCTTCAGCGATTGTTAATTCACAGACGCAAATCAATATTACGAATAGTAAAATTACTGAAGGAGAAATTTATTCCGATTGGAGTCCTTTGCTTGTAATTGATAGGAACAAAATTGTGAATTTTAGGAAAATATCTGATCCTCTATGCTCTCTAAGTATACTCATGTCACTTTTGTCACTACAAATTACTAAAAAGatggaaataaaaatgggctcaaaaataaatgaagTAAACAACCAATTTACCAAAGAAAATGTCGTAACTCTTGAAGTATTTAGcttttttttggaaaatttGAAGAGATACTCCATTTTTTGCTCTGCAAATAGAGAATTAACTGATGAATTTCAAGTAGACAAGAAAAGTATTGAGACTTCAAATTATAACGATAATCCTCGCTCTCTTTCTAGATCTGAGTTTATGTTTGCAGAAAGAATTATAACAAATTCGCTATTAATACTTGTTAAGCTATGCGAAAGTCATGATTCAGAGTTAATGGtacaaataattctaatactTGAGGCTCTTCTTCAATTACATCCGATAATTTTTAGCCTACATTCTGAAAGAATAATAGCagtttttcaaataatcatGCGGCCCGAGAGCAGAAATGATATAGATTCAGTTGAAGTTACTATACAAAACACCagtatatttttaaatttccCCACAGAACGATGCGTATTGTTAATGCTTGGAATATTACAAAGAATGGTTTACATACCTTCTGTTTCTGCCCTCGAAAATTGTTCAAAAGTTTCTCCAGAGTTTTACCCAGGAAAGCTTTCTGACCCTCAAATACTGATCTTGTCATCGCTTGAATGTCTTGGAATGTGGCTGTATAACccaaaatattcttcattattatataataatacttcACTAATTATACAAACGTTAGTGACATTTGCAATATTTACTCCCACTACTTTTAACGGTAATGTTATTTTTACTCCATTAGAAAGCGAGGCGACTATTGAATATAACTATGATGCAAATTTGCAAGCAATTTCACTAATTTTTTCcttatattctttatttgcCAACTTTGAAGGCAAAACACTTATTTCTCAAGTTGTACATACTCTTTGTATAGCTGCATCTTTTGGTCCAAACATTGTGAGAAATCACACAATAAATCGCATACAACAAACACTGGGTTCTCAGCATTTATCTAGCTCTTGGTTTGTTAGCGATCCATGGATTTGGTTAGACTTAATTGAAACAAGTTTCCTTCCATTAATTacatttgattttgaattcCCCTACAACCTTGAAACAAGACGAGCAAACGAAAATACATTAATAGTTTTAGATCAgcaatttaaaaataaaacagCCAAATATATTCTTGGGGAAGATACTGTTTATAAGCGAAAGGTTCAATCTATTACTATTGTAtccaaaattattcttgCTAGAATAGATCTATTATTGGTGCCAGTTTATATTCCATGCGATCACCAAATTAATGATAGATTCAGTTCTTTTTGTAATTGTGAAAATTCGGGTACTAAATTTTTACTATTGATTCCAGTGCTTATGAACTTAATAAATGTGCTAATCAAACATTCAACAGGATCGTCttctgtttttttttcagagACTATTAAGAATCTACTGCTTGTAGTGCTAAGTACACATATTACTGCAACTTatgatgaattaatttcGAATCCAATtctatattataaaaaattaaatcaaagCGAAATGGAAAGTAATCTATGCAAGATATTGCAAGGTTCTTCAGAAGCTGATATATCAGGAATCGTGTctagtattattaataactaTATCGAATCTCCCATGCCTGACGTTGCATCTGAGCTAAACTGTATATTGGAATCACTAAAAAACAAAAGTTACAATTGTAATAAAACACAGAATTCTATtgagaataaataa
- a CDS encoding probable NADPH-cytochrome p450 reductase: MPFFYINNALNYLSICNISIGFILVLKKLAQLSSEYIENNVPSNFSIFYSTETGNSRKISELFKKLLDEISIEANVREINSILEENMYLNSNNSVFVFVVSTCGNGSFPASSRKFIRYLSKMIKSGNEIFLGIKYTIIGLGSSLYEYSFNSAALKLDKLISSLKGEKYCEIALLDEVNGNEIDFKTWWNNTFLNRLGISDSKEHLNKHFSIAVTRKKDEFVCKLRSINEISLYNHSLSGNCHVSEIYFKLIEFCPINRELLCETKTIDGIERQIFNLKLELPDKVQYKTFDIIDILPPNLDENITFFSSKVLGINSIEDLKNITVEFVPINNMTRNISVPFPNNRSLMHILKYYFDLMTLPPHSVMLQFVPYLNSIEGELISNESFFNENKDSYEFSFHLFINRFMKSLIPIPIEKFVKFTGIRQYPRSYSISSSSLASPSMIDLTISTCIKGQISAPLNEIISEGANKKNSKKIIKGLCSSFLFEFDLNLPVLGMIRSSSLNIDNVTSSALMFSHGSGIAPIRALLHERKYLINEKKIIKPAYLFYGCRTENEIIYKDELKDFKRIGALTEVFFALSKTQKKYVKDIIPFYKHIILKVVDQNDSIIYICGKKEFVSGIKNEVASIISNNRSRNIIKKMFVEGRIFIESWN, encoded by the coding sequence ATgccttttttttatattaataatgcaTTGAACTATCTCTCAATATGTAACATTTCTATTGGATTCATTCTTGTTCTGAAAAAACTAGCCCAATTAAGTTCTGaatatatagaaaataatgtCCCATCTAATTTCTCAATATTTTACTCAACGGAAACGggaaattcaagaaaaatatCAGAATTGTTCAAGAAACTACTAGATGAAATAAGCATTGAAGCCAATGTCCGTGAGATAAACTCGATACTAGAAGAAAACATGTATTTAAATAGTAACAATTCGGTGTTTGTTTTCGTAGTTTCTACATGCGGAAATGGGAGCTTTCCAGCATCGTCGAGGAAATTCATTCGTTATCTTTcgaaaatgataaaatctgggaatgaaatatttttaggAATCAAATACACTATTATTGGCCTTGGAAGCTCCTTATATGAATACTCTTTTAATTCTGCGGCTTTAAAGCTTGATAAATTGATCTCTTCACTTAAAGGTGAGAAATATTGCGAAATTGCACTCTTGGACGAAGTGAATGGTAATGAGATTGATTTTAAAACATGGTGGAACAATACATTTTTAAATAGGCTTGGAATTTCAGATTCAAAAGAACATTTGAACAAACATTTCAGTATAGCTGTAAcgagaaaaaaagatgaatttgTTTGTAAATTGAGAAGTATTAATGAAATCTCACTTTATAATCACTCTCTCTCTGGGAATTGCCACGTTTCTGAAATTTACTTCAAGCTAATAGAATTTTGCCCCATTAACAGAGAATTATTATGTGAAACAAAAACTATCGATGGCATTGAAAGACAAATTTTTAACTTAAAACTTGAACTTCCTGATAAAGTACAATATAAGACATTTGATATTATCGATATACTTCCACCAAACCTCGATGAAAAcattacttttttttcaagcAAAGTATTGGGAATAAACAGTATCgaagatttaaaaaatattactgTTGAATTTGTGCCAATAAATAACATGACGAGAAATATCAGTGTCCCATTTCCTAATAATCGCTCTTTAATGCATATACTAAAGTACTATTTTGATCTTATGACTTTACCTCCTCACTCAGTAATGCTACAATTTGTTccttatttaaattcaatagaaGGAGAGCTTATTTCCAACGaaagtttttttaatgaaaataaggaTTCTTATGagttttcttttcatttatttataaatcgTTTTATGAAAAGTCTTATTCCAATACCAATAGAAAAGTTTGTTAAATTTACTGGAATCAGACAATATCCAAGGAGctattcaatttcatccTCCTCACTCGCTTCACCATCAATGATTGATTTAACAATTAGTACGTGTATTAAGGGCCAAATCTCTGCCCcattaaatgaaataattagcGAAGGGGCgaataaaaagaattccaaaaaaattatcaaagGATTGTGTTCaagttttctttttgaatttgatttgaatttgCCTGTACTAGGAATGATAAGGTCATCTTCTCTCAATATAGACAATGTGACATCATCTGCACTAATGTTTTCACATGGGAGTGGTATTGCGCCTATTAGAGCACTATTACATGAAcgaaaatatttaattaatgaaaaaaaaattataaagcCAGCGTATTTGTTTTACGGATGCAGAacagaaaatgaaataatttataaagaCGAACTTAAGGACTTTAAAAGAATAGGTGCATTAACTGAAGTTTTTTTTGCTTTGTCTAAGacacaaaaaaaatacgTTAAAGACATAATTCCTTTTTATAAACACATCATTTTAAAGGTAGTTGATCAAAATgattcaataatatatatctGTGGGAAAAAGGAATTTGTTTCAGGGATCAAAAATGAAGTTGCATCGAtcatttctaataatcgttcgagaaatattattaaaaaaatgtttgTTGAAGGTAGAATTTTTATAGAATCATGGAATTGA
- a CDS encoding hypothetical protein (similar to ENSANGP00000016613), with protein sequence MNLALNNVICNSRDGNGFFKMVECYIRGNNIKLIRISDENINTAKDDMTQRETARLGNRGRPRNETRASRVRSSKWV encoded by the coding sequence ATGAACTTAGCACTTAATAACGTTATTTGTAATTCAAGAGATGGGAATGGTTTTTTTAAGATGGTTGAGTGTTATATTAGAGGTAATAACATCAAGTTAATCAGAATTAGTGATGAGAATATAAATACTGCAAAAGATGATATGACTCAAAGAGAAACTGCTAGGCTCGGAAATAGAGGAAGGCCCAGAAATGAAACAAGAGCTTCGAGAGTTAGATCTTCTAAATGGGTGTAA